The window ATATTTAAGCATTTGCACTACACCACTTTTCATTTCTCAACCAAAGAATTTATGAACCACAATACTTGGAATACATTTTACAAAGACACCAAACAATTACAAAAACCAGCACAAGCACATCAGTTACTCTCACAAAGTGATATCAATCACTTACAGGTGCTGCTTATAGATGTCTTAAATGGATTTTTAAATAAAGGACAACACCACATCGGGATGAAAATCTATATAGATAGTGAGCTACGGAATGACTATATTCTTAAATTAGTGGAGCATCCTCCTAAGGTAGGTGAATCTCTTGAAGAATGGTCGCATCAAATTTTTGGTGAACAAAAGTTTGGAATGATTTTAATAGGACTAGAACAGTACAGTAATGCTTTTGCAGAAAAGGCCGCATCTTTGGTCTCGCCTTTGCTCAAAACTGCTGGAATGCCAGTTCATGGATTATCATTTCTGTTTTTTATGGGGAATTATGGTTTCACACCTTTTGGGATTCATAAAGAAGCTACTGGAGAAGATGGGATCTTATTTCATTTAGGTCCAGAAAATAAACAATTTTATACATGGGACGATCCAAAGTTTAACGCACTAGACCATAATACTCAGGTATTTCATAACGTATCTGAAATGATATCTGAAGGTGAGGAATATATTTTAGAACCTGGTGATGCTATGTTCATACCTCACTATGTTTATCACATAGGAAACACCTCGGAATTTTCTTCAAGTGTGGTTTTAGATTATATAAATCCTCCTAAGGATCAATTTGAAAATGATTTGATACAAGCCACTGGAGAACAAGGATTAAAAAATCATGTAAATTATGAAAAGCCTATAGAAATAGAAGCCACTCCAGCGTTATGGAATCAGCTAATAGACATCCAATCAGTTCAACGAAAAATGGAACTAGTTTTATCTAGAAATATTCTTAAATTGAGAAGTAATGGTGGACTAGCAAGAAAATCTATAAGAAATCACGCTACAATGCCTAGTGATATGAATGCTAATTTCAAGGGTTTATCTATATTCCCTTTGCTTTTTGAGGTTCAAACTGATGATTCTGTGTTAATATTTGCGCGAGGACATCAAATGGTTGTCAAAAACCATCCTAACCTAATTGAGTTAATTAATAGGCTTAATAATGGAGCAACAATTTCAGTATCGTTAGTACATAGCCTATTGGGACCAGCTTGGGATTTAATCGATGTTTTTAGTTTCTTACAAGAATTGTTTTCTAAAGATGCTATAGAGATAGATAATTGATTAAAAGTACTTCGTGGACACATTAACCAAATAGCTTTATTTTTAAATCATATTTTTAATCTGTTTAAAAAATTTGTTCTCATTTCTAGTAAAGTAAAAAATACATTAGAACTTTTATTACTCATCATTGCTGGTGAGGCTAACTTTATTTTGCCGTTTGTTTTGGCACGTATTTTTAGACCAACTGTTCTGGAGCTATATCAATTGACTAATGTTGAATTGGGTGTTTGTTTTTCTATTTATGGTACTGTAGCTTTCTTCTCTTATTTTCTAGGTGGCAGCTTTGCAGATAAATATCAGCCTCGGTATTTAATGTCTATATCACTGCTATTAACAGCAGTTGGAGGTATTTACATGGCTACTTTTCCATCATTTTATGAATTGAGTCTTCTTTACGGTTATTGGGGTTTTACAACTATATTCTTGTTTTGGGCAGCTATGATTAAAGCAACAAGAGTCTGGGGCGGAAAGAATAAACAAGGAATTGCTTTTGGATTACTCGATGGTGGTCGTGGAGCTGTTTCTTTTGGTTTTGGACTGGTAGGTCTTTATATATTTTCAATATTCTTAACTCAAGAAATCGAGTTTACAGCTTTAATAGAACGTCAAGAGGCTTATAAATATGTCGTACTTACGTGCTCCGCCTTAATAGCATTCGTTGCTGTTCTAGTTTTCTTCTTTATTAAAAACGAAACTAGACCAACCGACGTTAAAGACAAAGTTACTTGGCGTCAGTTACTTCATAAATATTTAGTTGTCATTCAAATAAGGTCGGTATGGCTGCTCATGGTTATCATTTTATGTGCTTATACCGGCTATAAAATCACCGATTATTACTCGCAATTTGCAAATGAAGTTATGGGATATGATGACCTAGTTTCTGCTCAAATAGGTGGTAATCTTCTTGGAATACGTGTATTTATAGGAGTTGTAGTAGGCTTCTTAGCGGATAAAACTAAATCTTCATTGATGATGATTTATGGTTTTGCGATTACCATTATAGGTGCAAGTATGTTTAGTTCAGGAATCATAAATGCTAACTCGACATTCCTTTTTTGGTTTGCAATAATTCTAACTGCGACAGGAGTTTATGCTTTTAGGACCTTGTATTTCTCGGCAATTCAAGAAGGTAAAATCCCTCTTGCGGTAACTGGAACAGCAGTCGGTATGATCTCTTTAATAGGGTATACTCCAGATATTTTTATGGGACCACTCACTGGTTATTTTATTGATAACTCGCCTGGCTTGCAAGGTTATCAGCAAATTTTTGGCTTGCTTATAGCTTTTTCTGTAATTGGCCTCATTGCTTCTGTGGCTTATTACAAATGGCATCCCAAACAAGAATCTACATAGATTTCTAAGCATTTCATGAATTACCTCATGAGCGACTATTAAACAGCTGTAACGGCTTATCTTAGATTTGATCTCGCTTTCGCGAAAGCGCAAAAAAAAGCAACCTTCTCAGATTGCTTTTTAATAAATCAATTATAAAATAAAAACTATCGCGGATTCACTATCAAATCTATGCGAGCAAGTAAATCTTCATAATGATATCGATTTACCTTATTTCCTGCTCTATTTCTCTTAGTTCTTAA is drawn from Nonlabens dokdonensis DSW-6 and contains these coding sequences:
- a CDS encoding MFS transporter, with protein sequence MARIFRPTVLELYQLTNVELGVCFSIYGTVAFFSYFLGGSFADKYQPRYLMSISLLLTAVGGIYMATFPSFYELSLLYGYWGFTTIFLFWAAMIKATRVWGGKNKQGIAFGLLDGGRGAVSFGFGLVGLYIFSIFLTQEIEFTALIERQEAYKYVVLTCSALIAFVAVLVFFFIKNETRPTDVKDKVTWRQLLHKYLVVIQIRSVWLLMVIILCAYTGYKITDYYSQFANEVMGYDDLVSAQIGGNLLGIRVFIGVVVGFLADKTKSSLMMIYGFAITIIGASMFSSGIINANSTFLFWFAIILTATGVYAFRTLYFSAIQEGKIPLAVTGTAVGMISLIGYTPDIFMGPLTGYFIDNSPGLQGYQQIFGLLIAFSVIGLIASVAYYKWHPKQEST